A genome region from Carya illinoinensis cultivar Pawnee chromosome 2, C.illinoinensisPawnee_v1, whole genome shotgun sequence includes the following:
- the LOC122301385 gene encoding replication protein A 70 kDa DNA-binding subunit B-like isoform X1, which produces MMSPREVNTVNGKTTVQDIQLIDESLKPLTLTMWARFVHDECQQISNIIATKPIILGMRTKVGSYNGLSLSSQVTSVFTINPLLAAVVSLRTWATQNDALLEEITVKGFNTSTGSSSSNVMQTITKISEIAEILDSTEAMTKSTFTVKAKFLLLDLHQPFYYMSYVNCNKATGYDYNEKFSCYNCKNMRIGQPRSRAYLEIEDDTGCIAVVSFGLVAEEILNFAAVHLLEHTGEVINLFINFFKKTYYIMFYIFSLLQEHLPYLANIASAILEKKWTIHLRAEMNQYGQLRQNKLNVLSVEFIN; this is translated from the exons ATGATGTCACCCAGAGAAGTCAACACTGTTAATGGAAAGACAACAGTTCAAGATATACAACTTATTGATGAGAG CCTGAAACCTTTAACTTTAACAATGTGGGCTCGATTTGTTCATGACGAATgtcaacaaatttcaaacatCATTGCAACAAAACCAATAATTCTTGGAATGCGAACTAAAGTTGGTTCTTATAATG GTCTATCTTTATCATCACAAGTGACAAGCGTGTTTACCATCAATCCTCTTTTAGCAGCTGTGGTTTCGTTACGTACatg ggcAACCCAAAATGATGCATTACTAGAAGAAATCACTGTCAAGGGTTTCAATACATCAACAGGATCGAGTTCAAGCAATGTCATGCAGACAATAACAAAAATTTCTGAAATTGCTGAAATTTTAGATTCTACAGAGGCAATGACG AAATCAACATTCACAGTTAAagcaaaatttttattactCGACTTGCATCAGCCGTTCTACTATATGTCCTATGTCAACTGCAATAAAGCGACTGGATatgattataatgaaaaattctCGTGTTACAATTGCAAAAATATGAGAATCGGACAGCCAcg TTCTCGAGCATATTTGGAAATAGAAGATGACACAGGATGCATAGCAGTTGTTTCCTTTGGATTGGTAGCAGAAGAAATTCTGAATTTTGCAGCAGTTCATCTATTAGAGCACACAGGCGAGGTAataaatctctttataaatttttttaaaaaaacatattacattatgttctatattttttcattattacagGAACACCTACCATATTTAGCAAACATTGCAAgtgcaattttagaaaaaaaatggacTATACACTTACGCGCAGAGATGAATCAATATGGACAATTACGACAGAACAAGCTCAATGTTCTCTCTGTCGAATTTATAAATTAA
- the LOC122301385 gene encoding replication protein A 70 kDa DNA-binding subunit B-like isoform X4, translating to MMSPREVNTVNGKTTVQDIQLIDESLKPLTLTMWARFVHDECQQISNIIATKPIILGMRTKVGSYNGLSLSSQVTSVFTINPLLAAVVSLRTWATQNDALLEEITVKGFNTSTGSSSSNVMQTITKISEIAEILDSTEAMTKSTFTVKAKFLLLDLHQPFYYMSYVNCNKATGYDYNEKFSCYNCKNMRIGQPRSRAYLEIEDDTGCIAVVSFGLVAEEILNFAAVHLLEHTGEILLQDLKEDQELTN from the exons ATGATGTCACCCAGAGAAGTCAACACTGTTAATGGAAAGACAACAGTTCAAGATATACAACTTATTGATGAGAG CCTGAAACCTTTAACTTTAACAATGTGGGCTCGATTTGTTCATGACGAATgtcaacaaatttcaaacatCATTGCAACAAAACCAATAATTCTTGGAATGCGAACTAAAGTTGGTTCTTATAATG GTCTATCTTTATCATCACAAGTGACAAGCGTGTTTACCATCAATCCTCTTTTAGCAGCTGTGGTTTCGTTACGTACatg ggcAACCCAAAATGATGCATTACTAGAAGAAATCACTGTCAAGGGTTTCAATACATCAACAGGATCGAGTTCAAGCAATGTCATGCAGACAATAACAAAAATTTCTGAAATTGCTGAAATTTTAGATTCTACAGAGGCAATGACG AAATCAACATTCACAGTTAAagcaaaatttttattactCGACTTGCATCAGCCGTTCTACTATATGTCCTATGTCAACTGCAATAAAGCGACTGGATatgattataatgaaaaattctCGTGTTACAATTGCAAAAATATGAGAATCGGACAGCCAcg TTCTCGAGCATATTTGGAAATAGAAGATGACACAGGATGCATAGCAGTTGTTTCCTTTGGATTGGTAGCAGAAGAAATTCTGAATTTTGCAGCAGTTCATCTATTAGAGCACACAGGCGAG
- the LOC122301385 gene encoding replication protein A 70 kDa DNA-binding subunit B-like isoform X5, whose amino-acid sequence MMSPREVNTVNGKTTVQDIQLIDESLKPLTLTMWARFVHDECQQISNIIATKPIILGMRTKVGSYNGLSLSSQVTSVFTINPLLAAVVSLRTWATQNDALLEEITVKGFNTSTGSSSSNVMQTITKISEIAEILDSTEAMTKSTFTVKAKFLLLDLHQPFYYMSYVNCNKATGYDYNEKFSCYNCKNMRIGQPRSRAYLEIEDDTGCIAVVSFGLVAEEILNFAAVHLLEHTGEFLVIALEVL is encoded by the exons ATGATGTCACCCAGAGAAGTCAACACTGTTAATGGAAAGACAACAGTTCAAGATATACAACTTATTGATGAGAG CCTGAAACCTTTAACTTTAACAATGTGGGCTCGATTTGTTCATGACGAATgtcaacaaatttcaaacatCATTGCAACAAAACCAATAATTCTTGGAATGCGAACTAAAGTTGGTTCTTATAATG GTCTATCTTTATCATCACAAGTGACAAGCGTGTTTACCATCAATCCTCTTTTAGCAGCTGTGGTTTCGTTACGTACatg ggcAACCCAAAATGATGCATTACTAGAAGAAATCACTGTCAAGGGTTTCAATACATCAACAGGATCGAGTTCAAGCAATGTCATGCAGACAATAACAAAAATTTCTGAAATTGCTGAAATTTTAGATTCTACAGAGGCAATGACG AAATCAACATTCACAGTTAAagcaaaatttttattactCGACTTGCATCAGCCGTTCTACTATATGTCCTATGTCAACTGCAATAAAGCGACTGGATatgattataatgaaaaattctCGTGTTACAATTGCAAAAATATGAGAATCGGACAGCCAcg TTCTCGAGCATATTTGGAAATAGAAGATGACACAGGATGCATAGCAGTTGTTTCCTTTGGATTGGTAGCAGAAGAAATTCTGAATTTTGCAGCAGTTCATCTATTAGAGCACACAGGCGAG
- the LOC122301385 gene encoding replication protein A 70 kDa DNA-binding subunit B-like isoform X2: MMSPREVNTVNGKTTVQDIQLIDESLKPLTLTMWARFVHDECQQISNIIATKPIILGMRTKVGSYNGLSLSSQVTSVFTINPLLAAVVSLRTWATQNDALLEEITVKGFNTSTGSSSSNVMQTITKISEIAEILDSTEAMTKSTFTVKAKFLLLDLHQPFYYMSYVNCNKATGYDYNEKFSCYNCKNMRIGQPRSRAYLEIEDDTGCIAVVSFGLVAEEILNFAAVHLLEHTGEEHLPYLANIASAILEKKWTIHLRAEMNQYGQLRQNKLNVLSVEFIN; this comes from the exons ATGATGTCACCCAGAGAAGTCAACACTGTTAATGGAAAGACAACAGTTCAAGATATACAACTTATTGATGAGAG CCTGAAACCTTTAACTTTAACAATGTGGGCTCGATTTGTTCATGACGAATgtcaacaaatttcaaacatCATTGCAACAAAACCAATAATTCTTGGAATGCGAACTAAAGTTGGTTCTTATAATG GTCTATCTTTATCATCACAAGTGACAAGCGTGTTTACCATCAATCCTCTTTTAGCAGCTGTGGTTTCGTTACGTACatg ggcAACCCAAAATGATGCATTACTAGAAGAAATCACTGTCAAGGGTTTCAATACATCAACAGGATCGAGTTCAAGCAATGTCATGCAGACAATAACAAAAATTTCTGAAATTGCTGAAATTTTAGATTCTACAGAGGCAATGACG AAATCAACATTCACAGTTAAagcaaaatttttattactCGACTTGCATCAGCCGTTCTACTATATGTCCTATGTCAACTGCAATAAAGCGACTGGATatgattataatgaaaaattctCGTGTTACAATTGCAAAAATATGAGAATCGGACAGCCAcg TTCTCGAGCATATTTGGAAATAGAAGATGACACAGGATGCATAGCAGTTGTTTCCTTTGGATTGGTAGCAGAAGAAATTCTGAATTTTGCAGCAGTTCATCTATTAGAGCACACAGGCGAG GAACACCTACCATATTTAGCAAACATTGCAAgtgcaattttagaaaaaaaatggacTATACACTTACGCGCAGAGATGAATCAATATGGACAATTACGACAGAACAAGCTCAATGTTCTCTCTGTCGAATTTATAAATTAA
- the LOC122301385 gene encoding uncharacterized protein LOC122301385 isoform X3, whose product MERQQFKIYNLLMRGLSLSSQVTSVFTINPLLAAVVSLRTWATQNDALLEEITVKGFNTSTGSSSSNVMQTITKISEIAEILDSTEAMTKSTFTVKAKFLLLDLHQPFYYMSYVNCNKATGYDYNEKFSCYNCKNMRIGQPRSRAYLEIEDDTGCIAVVSFGLVAEEILNFAAVHLLEHTGEVINLFINFFKKTYYIMFYIFSLLQEHLPYLANIASAILEKKWTIHLRAEMNQYGQLRQNKLNVLSVEFIN is encoded by the exons ATGGAAAGACAACAGTTCAAGATATACAACTTATTGATGAGAG GTCTATCTTTATCATCACAAGTGACAAGCGTGTTTACCATCAATCCTCTTTTAGCAGCTGTGGTTTCGTTACGTACatg ggcAACCCAAAATGATGCATTACTAGAAGAAATCACTGTCAAGGGTTTCAATACATCAACAGGATCGAGTTCAAGCAATGTCATGCAGACAATAACAAAAATTTCTGAAATTGCTGAAATTTTAGATTCTACAGAGGCAATGACG AAATCAACATTCACAGTTAAagcaaaatttttattactCGACTTGCATCAGCCGTTCTACTATATGTCCTATGTCAACTGCAATAAAGCGACTGGATatgattataatgaaaaattctCGTGTTACAATTGCAAAAATATGAGAATCGGACAGCCAcg TTCTCGAGCATATTTGGAAATAGAAGATGACACAGGATGCATAGCAGTTGTTTCCTTTGGATTGGTAGCAGAAGAAATTCTGAATTTTGCAGCAGTTCATCTATTAGAGCACACAGGCGAGGTAataaatctctttataaatttttttaaaaaaacatattacattatgttctatattttttcattattacagGAACACCTACCATATTTAGCAAACATTGCAAgtgcaattttagaaaaaaaatggacTATACACTTACGCGCAGAGATGAATCAATATGGACAATTACGACAGAACAAGCTCAATGTTCTCTCTGTCGAATTTATAAATTAA